One Archangium violaceum genomic window, ATGTGCTGGATGAGCTCGAAGAAGGAGAAGTGCATCTCCGGGCCGGCGTCCGTGTCACCCACCACCTGGCCGTTGAGCGTGGAGCGCAGGCGCAGGTGCACGCGGCCGTCCTTCCACGCGGGGCCGAGCTCGTCCGGGGTGAGCGCGAAGGGGCTGAAGGAGCTGGAGGGCTTGCCCTGGAAGAAGCCGAAGCCCTTGGCCAGCTCGTTGGGGATGAGGTTGCGCAGGGTGACGTCGTTGCAGAGCATCACCAGCTTCACGTGCTTCTCCGCGTCCTTCGCCTGGGTGCCCAGGGGCACGTCCCCGAGGATGACGGCCACCTCGGACTCGAAGTCCATGCCCCAGGCCTCGTCCACCAGGGGAATGTCCTGCGTGGGCGCGAGGAAGGTGCCCGAGCCGCCCTGGTACACGAGCGGATCCGTCCTCAGCGTCGCCGGGGGCTCGGCGTTGCGCGCCTTGCGCACGAGGATGACGTGATTGAGATAGGCACTTCCATCCACCCACTCGTAGGCGCGCGGCAGCGGCGAGAGCAGCGCCCGGACGTCGATGGGACGGCTCTGCACCCGGCCGGCCTCGAGCTCCTCGGCCAGCGCGCGCAACCGGGGCTCCGACTCTTCCCATTTGTCGAGAGCGCCCTGGAGCGTGAGCGCCACATTGGTGGCGAACGCATAGGCGGAATTGTCTCGTTTGACGACGATGAGCCTTCCATCACGGGTCCCATCATTGAGAGTGGCGAGCTTCACGCGTCGGACTCCAGGCGGCCTGGAAAGATACACATACAACGAGGCGGGCCAGCGCCTTCGGACCCGGGCTTTTCCGTGCCAGGGAGCGAGGTGTCAAGCGAAGGCTGACGAGGACCACGGAAGGTTGGACGTCGGTTCCCTACCCGTTAATGTTCGGCCCCGAACCCATGCCATCCAACAAGACCGAGCTCGCCGCGCGTATCGCAGTCACCCGGCCCAACGACGGAGTGCGGGGCCTCTTCTTCCGGGTGGTGTTCGACATGGTCGAGAAGGTGGGAGGCCCGCAGGCGCTGCGCCAGGTGCGCGTCGGCCCGCTGGCCCGGGACATCAACGACCTACGCACCTACCCGGCCTCGGACTACCTCACCATGCTCTACAACGCGGCGGACGCGCTCGAGCACAAGATGGGGCCCGAGGACGCCGTCTTCAACGCCTGCGGCAGAGCCTGCGTGCAGAGCTTCTCCAAGGGCCCGGGACAGGTCGTCTTCGGCATCCTCGGCAAGGGGGACCCGCAGCGGCTCTTCGCCCAGACGCGGGTGGCCTTCAGCACCGTGGTGACGTACGGCAAGCGCGAGCACCGCCCCGCCGGCCCCAAGGCGTGCATCATCACCTACCGCGGCGACATGCAGCCCCCCGCCTACCACGTGGGCATCTTCGAGGGGGCCATGGAGGCCCTGGGCTTCAAGGGCAAGGTGACGGCGCAGCCCATCGACATCGAGTCGGTGGACTACGAAATCTCCTGGGAGTGAGGCTCACTCCAGGCAGGTGAGCGTCAGCTCCATCACGCCCACCAGGCGCTCGCCCACCGAGGCCCAGCAGTAGAAGCGGTGGTCGCGCCCCTCCCCCCCGTGGCGGTGGGCACCGAACGTCACCGATTCCCCGGCGTAGGCGAGGCTCTCCGCGCGCACCTCTCCGCGCGTCACCAGGTAGCGCGCCGACGCGTTGCCCACCAGCTCGCGCAGCAGCGTGCCCGCCAGCCCGGACAGGCCGCTCATCACCACCGCCACCGGCAGCACCGGGTGCATGGCGAAGTGGCCCTTGCACAGCTCCGCGCTCACCGGGCCCAGCGTGGCCTTCAGGCACTCCCCATCCCGCACGAAGTCCCGCAGCGGCGGCGGACGGCGGTGGGGATTCTGCCGCATGGCGGCGAAGTCGACCGACGTGCCCCGTGCCTCGCGCTCCGCCCGGGGCTCGCGGCGCATCTCCTGACGCGCCCCCTGGAAGAGGCGCAGGAAGGCCGGCGCGGACAGCACGTTGTAGTCCACTTCCAACGAGAAGAGCGGCTGGCCCTCGGCGCTCGTCAGCAGCGTGTTCGCCGTCGCGGTGCGCCGCTCCTTGAACTCCGCCTTCGCCACGCCCCGCAGCAGCCCGGTGGCCCGGGGCAGCGGCCCCTCGTGGAGCCGCTCCAGCCTCGCGCGCCGCGCCAGGTAGTAGTGCTGCCCCTCCTTGGCGTTCACCAGCGACGCCGCGCACGAGCCGAGGATGGCCAGGTGCCGCCCCACCTCCGCGGCGTTGATGGGCGAGGCCTCACCTCCCGTCTCCTGCTCCACCGGGACCCCCGCCACCACCTCACCGTGCCCCACCACCGTCACCTCGCTCAGCGCGAAGTACGGATCCCTCACGCAGATGCGTGCGAACAGCTCCGGCCGGCCCAGCACCTCGTGGAGCCGCGCACCCGCCGACGCAAAGGGCATCCGGTCACCCCACAGGGTGACCAGGGCGGGTGTCGCCAGGGCGGAGATGGAAACGGGGGACTGCGAAACGGCCATCAACGGCTGGGGGGCGTTACCCATGCATCTACCCTCGTGCTCGAGACGCTGGGGGCGCGGTCTCTTCGGTCGCAGAGAGGTGTCGGAATCGACACACGTGGGTACACTCTAACCCACTCCTGCCCCGGCAGGTAGGGGGAAACTTTGCCGTCGTGGCGAATCTCGTTGGCGTCTGGACACAGGTCGGGAAAACTACCGAATTCACTGCGGATTCCCGACCTGTGTCGCGCCCCCACCCGGGGCCTCGAGCCCGGAACGAGCGCTCAGAGGGAGATGCCGAGGCGCACCCGGATGCCGAAGTCACACGAGGCCGTGTTGCCGGACGTGTCCTTCGCGGTGCAGGTGACGTTCGTCAGTCCCAGCAGGAAGAGCGAGCCGGAGGGGCGCGAGCAGGTGATGGGCACCGGGCCGCAGTTGTCCCGGGCCGACACGGCGTACTGCACGGCGAGCCCGATGCCGGAGCCGACCTTCACATCCACCGACAGGGGGCAGGTGATGGAGGGCTTCGTGGTGTCCACCACGGTGACGGTGCCCACGCATTGGGCGCTCGCCTCGCCATCCGAGGCCGTCAGCGTGACGGCGTGGCTGCCCGGGCCAAAGGACGCATCGGGCGACTGGGAGACGAAGAGCGGCGACGGCCCGTTGTCCGGGTCGTAGCTGCCGCCGTCCACACTGGCGCGGCCCTGGCAGGAGGCATCGGCGCTGACGGTGACGTCACGGCAGAGCGCCACCGGCGGCAGGTTGCTCACGGGCACCTCACAGGAGAGGTCCACCGTCGCCACGCGGGTGTTGTTGTCCTCGAGGCACTCGGTGTCGCGGCCCGCGCCCGTGCCATCGTCGTCCACGATGGCGAGGAGCTCGGCGCCGCCGGAGAAGGAGGATACGGAGACCGTGGCGAGGGCGCTGCCTCCCGCGGGCAGCGCGTCGGGGACGGTGGCCACGCCGAGCAGCGTGCGGCCCGAGGTCGAATCCACCGAGAAGAAGGCCACCTTCACGCCCGCGGCCACCGCGGCATCTCCCTGGTTGAGCACGCGAGCGCCGAGCGCGACGGAGCCCTCGCCCTCGCACGTGGCGGACACCGCGGTCACGACGAGGTCCGAGGCGGCATAGGGGCTCGGGCCCTCACCGAAGTAGGCGGCGACGTTGGCGTGGAAGGTGTTGAGCCTCGGGTCGAGCCAGTTCGTCGCCGGGTGCGCCGGGACGGTGCCGTCGTCGTTGATGTTCGTCACCGAGTAGGCGTGCTGGTTCCAGATGCGCCGCGTGCCGGCCCAGCGCTCGTTCCGGTCACGGAACACGCGGATGCCGTGGGTGCCGGTGCCGTCCGGGAACATATGATCGTTGGAGACGACCACGAGCTCCGCGGCGGTGTCCCCGTCCACGTCCGCGATGACGGGGTTCTCGTGCGTGGTGCTCGAGCTGTTGGGAATCTCCCAGCGCACCGCGCCCGTGGCGCCGTCGTAGATGCGCAGCGTCAGCTCGTCGGCGAAGACGACCTCGAGCCTGCCGTCCGCCTCGAAGTCGAAGGTGGTGGAGCCGGTCCGGCCGGAGCTGTAGTCCTGGATGGGGCTCGACCACTTCACGGAGCCATCGGCCCCGAAGACCGAGTACGCCCACTCGCCGGGCAGGCCGATCTCCAGCTGGCCGTCACCGTCGAAGTCCGCGATGTTGGGCGGACCCCCGTGGCCCCCCGAGGGCACATCGACGCTCCAGAGGAGCGAGCAGTCCTGGTCGAGCAGGCTCACCTTGCCATCGCCCGACACGACGATCTCCCCGGCCGGATCCTCATCGAAGTTGGCCACACCCGCGAAGCCGTGGGGAATCTCCGTGTTGGCGCACAGCAGGGTGCCGTCGTGCCGGTAGACGGCGCGATCGTTGACCACCTCCAGCGTGCCGTCCTGGTCGATGTCCGCCGCGAGGGAGACGGGGCCGGTGTACTTCGCTCCGCCCATGCCGTCGGAGCCCACCCACTTCAGCGCGCCCGTGTTGTCGTAGACGCGGTTGCCGTCGAGGATCTCCACGCTCCCATCGCCGTTCAGGTCCGCGAGCGTGGGGCCGCCCCACTCGTTGAAGTCATACGCGGCCTCGGCCGAGCGGAACTTGAAGGTGCCGTCGTTCTCGAAACAGATGATGCCGCGGCCGTTCTCGGGGATGCCGCAGATCTCCACCTGGCCATCGCCATCGATGTCACCGGCGGCGAGGCTCGCGGCGGGCTTCACCCGGGCCGATGGCTCCGTCACGGACCACAGCTCGTGCCCGTCATCTCCACTGACGGCCCGGAGCACACCGTCCGCGCTGTAGTTGGCGCCCGCGAAGCTGCTGAAGACGATGTCCGGGACGCCGTCCCCGCTCACATCCACCACCACGGGCGTCATCATCACCTGATGGTGCTCGGGCATCACCGGGCTGCCCGTCCATGCCCACTGCAGCTCCGGCTCGAGCGTGCCCGCGAAGGGAGGCCTCACCTCGCAACGCTCCGAGAGGTTTCCCACCTCCACCTTCCGCTCTGGCGCGCCCTCCGGTGCCGCCGTGGTGCCGCAAGCCGCCGCCGTGGACAACACCCCCAGCGTGACGAACAGCCGCCCACTCCGGAACTTCGCCCCTCCCACGACAGGGCCCTGACCGCCGCCTCGTGTCTTCATTCCGCGTCTCCTCCACTCCGCTCGAGGCCCTCATGACGGGTGAGGGCTCATGGCTGGAATTGAAGGGAAGCCCTGGAATTGGATCTCCCACTCAGCGATGTTGCGGCAACCGGAGCCAGACTCCGCGGAACCGCTTCTTCTCCGGCTCCTTGAGCCGCTTGCACTCGACGCCGTCCATCAGGCGGGTTCCGTCATCACTGAGGACGAGGATCTCCTCCTTGTCCTCGAACGTGACGAAGGCCTCGGGGTTCAGGTCGGTGAAGTCGACGCCCTCCACCACCGAGGGCTTCTCGGACTTCCCATCCCAGGTGAACAGGCGGGAGGTTCCTCCACTGGAGGTCGTGCCTCCGATGAAGAGGTACTGGCCCCGCCACCAGGAGATGGCGCGAATCCCCAGCCCACCGAAGTCCAGCAACCGCGCCGGCCCCAGACGCGCCGGCTTGCCTTGCGGCAGCTCCAGGGGATTCAACAGCGTGACGGTGATGGCCTTGCCCCGGTGGAGCGGGCTCCGGAAGCCAATCAGGATGGACTTCCCATCCTCCATCGCCGTCATGCCCTCGATGTTGAGCCCGCCCTCTTCCTTCGGTGCACGCGTGGAGGCCGTGGCGAGCTCGAACGCCTCGAGCTGAGGGGCCGCGAGCAGGTCCTCGAGCAGGCGCGTGTAGGGCTTTCCCTCGAGCTGGGTCGTCCCGTCGGGCCGGGAGCGGGTCGCGAAGAAGCGGAAGCGGTTGGCGTCCACCTTGCCGGAGCTCTTGCGCCCATGGGAGGTCAGCCAGAAGGCGAGCGGCGGTATCTCCGTCGCGGCCTCGATATCCGTCTCCGGCGCCCGCTTCTTTCCCTCGGGCAGCAGCAGCGACGGGGACATGTCCGTCGTCTTGACCGGGCGGCCTCCGGCCTTTCCATCGTAGACGCGGATGATGTTGTCCTCGTCATCGGCGACGGTGAACGAGAACCCACCCGACACCACGGCACCTGACGCGTCGCACATGCCCTCGAAGGTCACGACCTTGGAGAGTGTGGCAGCGGAGGGAGCGCGGTCAGCCGGGGCTGCACCCAGAAGGGTGGACACCAGGAAGGCGGTCTTGAACATGGCGCAAACCATAAAGTCGTCAGGGGAATGCTCGGTTGCAAGCCTCCCCCCCGCCCCTCGAAATATTTCTTCATACGTTCGAAGTGCGCCGTAAACATCCGGTAGGCACCTTTCAGCGTGCGACCCGGGGGCAAGCGTCCGGACGCCCATACCTGGGGTGCCGAGACAATCCCCCTCTACTTGCCCCCGGGCCGTATCTTCATCGCTGCGAGCCCAGGGATGAGGGCCCCGGTTGGAGGAGATGAACACATGGACCAGACGACACACCCCACCACGGAAGAAGGCACCATCCAGGTCCTGCTGGTGGAGGACGACGAGCGACTGGCCCGTCTCACCAGCCGCTACCTCCAGGAGCACGGCATCCTCGTCACCACCGCACGCACCGGCCCCGAGGGGCTGGCGGAGGCGAGCCGGCATGCCTACGACGTCATCCTCCTGGACCTCATGCTGCCCGGGCGGGATGGGATGGAGGTGTGCCGCGAGCTGCGCACGCGCAGTGACGTTCCCATCATCATGGTGACGGCACGCGGCGAGGAGGCCGACCGGGTGCTCGGCCTGGAGTCGGGCGCGGACGACTACCTCGCCAAGCCCTACTCCTCGCGCGAGCTGCTCGCGCGCATCCGCGCCCATGTCCGCCGGGCCCGTGGCCGCTCCGGGCCATCCTCCCAGCCCCTCCAGGTCGGCAAGCTGGCGATGGATCCCCGCAGCCTCAGCGCCACGCTCGATGGCAAGGCGCTGATGCTGACCTCCTACGAGTTCGGACTGCTGCGCGTCCTCGCCGAGCGGGCCGGGCGCGTGCTCAGCCGGGAGCAGCTCCTGGACCTGGTGAAGGGCAACGCGGAGGAGGTGTTCGACCGCTCGGTGGACGTGCACATCTTCCGCATCCGCCAGAAGCTCGAAGAGGATCCCCGCAACCCGAAGCTGCTCAAGACGGTGCGTGGGGCGGGCTACATGCTCGCCACGGGTGACGAAGCATGAAGGCCCGGCGCTTCCGGATTCCCGGCCGCCTGCTGCTGCGCATCTACCTGGTGGGCCTCGCGCAGCTGCTGCTCATCGCCTTCGCGTTCAACGTGGCCCGCCGGTACGCCATGGAGGAGGGCTCCCGGCCACGCTTCTTCGAGCGGAGCGCGACCTACTTCATCTCCGAGTGGGCCCGGCTCCGGGACCGGCCGGAGGAGCTGCAGGCGGCGCTGGACCGGGCAGGCCAGCAGCTCCGGCTCCGGGTGACGATGCGCACCGTCGATGGCCAGCTCATCGCGTCCAGTGTCTCGCCGCCCATGGCGCCCCTCTCCGCCGAGGAGCTCCGCCAGCTCGAGACGGAGCGCTCGATGCACAGCCAGGAGCCGCATCACCTCACGACGGTGGCCATCCCAGCGACGGGTCCGCTGGAGGCCTACGCCACGATGGAGCATCCCCCGCCCCCCGGGCTGCCCCCCGACCTCTGGGTGATTCTCACCGTGACCCTCGGGTGCACGGCCATCACCTCGATCATCTTCGCCCGCTCCCT contains:
- a CDS encoding fumarylacetoacetate hydrolase family protein, translating into MKLATLNDGTRDGRLIVVKRDNSAYAFATNVALTLQGALDKWEESEPRLRALAEELEAGRVQSRPIDVRALLSPLPRAYEWVDGSAYLNHVILVRKARNAEPPATLRTDPLVYQGGSGTFLAPTQDIPLVDEAWGMDFESEVAVILGDVPLGTQAKDAEKHVKLVMLCNDVTLRNLIPNELAKGFGFFQGKPSSSFSPFALTPDELGPAWKDGRVHLRLRSTLNGQVVGDTDAGPEMHFSFFELIQHISKTRAFTAGTILGSGTVSNEDRARGISCLAERRMIETIETGSPKTPFMKVGDTIDIEMFGPEGQSLFGRISQKVVKP
- a CDS encoding TIGR02265 family protein, with protein sequence MPSNKTELAARIAVTRPNDGVRGLFFRVVFDMVEKVGGPQALRQVRVGPLARDINDLRTYPASDYLTMLYNAADALEHKMGPEDAVFNACGRACVQSFSKGPGQVVFGILGKGDPQRLFAQTRVAFSTVVTYGKREHRPAGPKACIITYRGDMQPPAYHVGIFEGAMEALGFKGKVTAQPIDIESVDYEISWE
- a CDS encoding FG-GAP-like repeat-containing protein, encoding MKTRGGGQGPVVGGAKFRSGRLFVTLGVLSTAAACGTTAAPEGAPERKVEVGNLSERCEVRPPFAGTLEPELQWAWTGSPVMPEHHQVMMTPVVVDVSGDGVPDIVFSSFAGANYSADGVLRAVSGDDGHELWSVTEPSARVKPAASLAAGDIDGDGQVEICGIPENGRGIICFENDGTFKFRSAEAAYDFNEWGGPTLADLNGDGSVEILDGNRVYDNTGALKWVGSDGMGGAKYTGPVSLAADIDQDGTLEVVNDRAVYRHDGTLLCANTEIPHGFAGVANFDEDPAGEIVVSGDGKVSLLDQDCSLLWSVDVPSGGHGGPPNIADFDGDGQLEIGLPGEWAYSVFGADGSVKWSSPIQDYSSGRTGSTTFDFEADGRLEVVFADELTLRIYDGATGAVRWEIPNSSSTTHENPVIADVDGDTAAELVVVSNDHMFPDGTGTHGIRVFRDRNERWAGTRRIWNQHAYSVTNINDDGTVPAHPATNWLDPRLNTFHANVAAYFGEGPSPYAASDLVVTAVSATCEGEGSVALGARVLNQGDAAVAAGVKVAFFSVDSTSGRTLLGVATVPDALPAGGSALATVSVSSFSGGAELLAIVDDDGTGAGRDTECLEDNNTRVATVDLSCEVPVSNLPPVALCRDVTVSADASCQGRASVDGGSYDPDNGPSPLFVSQSPDASFGPGSHAVTLTASDGEASAQCVGTVTVVDTTKPSITCPLSVDVKVGSGIGLAVQYAVSARDNCGPVPITCSRPSGSLFLLGLTNVTCTAKDTSGNTASCDFGIRVRLGISL
- a CDS encoding DUF3616 domain-containing protein, translating into MFKTAFLVSTLLGAAPADRAPSAATLSKVVTFEGMCDASGAVVSGGFSFTVADDEDNIIRVYDGKAGGRPVKTTDMSPSLLLPEGKKRAPETDIEAATEIPPLAFWLTSHGRKSSGKVDANRFRFFATRSRPDGTTQLEGKPYTRLLEDLLAAPQLEAFELATASTRAPKEEGGLNIEGMTAMEDGKSILIGFRSPLHRGKAITVTLLNPLELPQGKPARLGPARLLDFGGLGIRAISWWRGQYLFIGGTTSSGGTSRLFTWDGKSEKPSVVEGVDFTDLNPEAFVTFEDKEEILVLSDDGTRLMDGVECKRLKEPEKKRFRGVWLRLPQHR
- a CDS encoding response regulator transcription factor produces the protein MDQTTHPTTEEGTIQVLLVEDDERLARLTSRYLQEHGILVTTARTGPEGLAEASRHAYDVILLDLMLPGRDGMEVCRELRTRSDVPIIMVTARGEEADRVLGLESGADDYLAKPYSSRELLARIRAHVRRARGRSGPSSQPLQVGKLAMDPRSLSATLDGKALMLTSYEFGLLRVLAERAGRVLSREQLLDLVKGNAEEVFDRSVDVHIFRIRQKLEEDPRNPKLLKTVRGAGYMLATGDEA